The following are encoded in a window of Paenibacillaceae bacterium GAS479 genomic DNA:
- a CDS encoding methionyl-tRNA formyltransferase: MRIVFMGTPEFAVPSLHWLMSEEARSLGCEVVGVVSQPDRPKGRKKELAPTPVKAAALEYGLPVLQPERMRRPEAVEELKLLGPELIVTAAYGQILPRDVLEMPRLGCINVHGSLLPKYRGGAPIQRSIMNGESETGVTIMYMAEGLDTGDMISRVEVPITDADDSGTMFHKLSEAGARLLADTLPELLEGRAPRVPQEESEATYAPNLKREDEQLDWSRSARELFNQVRGLSPMAGGFTLLGGEPFKVRLCAAEDKPGPIGAAPGQVLDAGSDGIRVVTGSGVLRLLEIQPAGKRVMPAAEWLKGARLQAGTVFGAPAAEPGSADGPAAELGGGR, from the coding sequence ATGCGCATTGTATTCATGGGAACGCCGGAGTTTGCGGTTCCTTCTTTGCACTGGCTGATGAGCGAAGAGGCCCGCAGTCTCGGCTGTGAGGTTGTTGGTGTCGTTTCGCAGCCGGATCGGCCTAAGGGCCGCAAAAAGGAGCTTGCTCCTACGCCGGTCAAAGCGGCCGCGCTGGAATATGGGCTGCCTGTGCTGCAGCCGGAGCGTATGCGTCGCCCGGAGGCGGTAGAGGAGCTGAAGCTGCTCGGACCGGAGCTAATCGTGACTGCTGCTTACGGCCAAATTTTGCCTCGCGATGTGCTGGAAATGCCAAGGCTTGGCTGCATCAATGTACATGGCTCGCTGCTGCCTAAATACCGCGGTGGAGCGCCGATCCAGCGCTCGATCATGAACGGCGAGTCGGAGACTGGCGTGACGATCATGTATATGGCGGAAGGTCTCGATACAGGCGATATGATCAGCCGTGTCGAGGTGCCAATTACCGATGCCGACGATTCAGGCACGATGTTCCATAAGCTCAGCGAAGCCGGAGCTCGGCTGTTGGCCGACACGCTTCCGGAGCTGCTGGAGGGCCGCGCGCCACGCGTGCCGCAAGAGGAGTCGGAGGCGACCTATGCGCCGAACTTGAAGCGCGAGGACGAGCAGTTGGACTGGTCCCGCAGCGCGCGGGAGCTGTTCAATCAAGTACGCGGCCTGTCGCCGATGGCCGGCGGTTTTACGCTGCTTGGCGGCGAGCCGTTCAAGGTGCGCCTATGCGCCGCCGAGGACAAGCCCGGGCCGATAGGCGCGGCGCCAGGGCAGGTGCTGGATGCCGGATCTGACGGCATCCGGGTAGTTACTGGCAGCGGCGTATTGCGGCTGCTGGAAATTCAGCCAGCCGGCAAGCGGGTTATGCCCGCTGCCGAATGGCTGAAAGGTGCCCGGCTGCAAGCGGGCACCGTGTTTGGCGCGCCGGCGGCTGAGCCCGGCAGCGCAGACGGCCCGGCCGCCGAGTTAGGCGGCGGCCGATGA
- a CDS encoding diaminopimelate epimerase, protein MEFTKMNGLGNDFIVVFGEKDLPIGVDKLAVDLCNRYFGIGADGLVYILPSERADFRMRIINSDGSEAEQCGNAIRCVAKYVFDNGHTDKQSLTIETLGAGVQQVELTVEDGKAAFIRVDMGEPILEGLRVPTTIDAERIVGHPIQVDGREFSFTAVSMGNPHAVIYVDDAAGFDLAAWGPKLEAHPMFPRKTNVEFVTVNSRNQADMRVWERGAGPTLACGTGACATVVSSVLNGLTDREATVSLKGGDLLIEWSEVDNHVYMTGPAAEVFRGKL, encoded by the coding sequence ATGGAATTTACAAAAATGAACGGGCTGGGCAATGACTTTATCGTCGTATTTGGAGAAAAGGACCTTCCTATAGGGGTGGACAAGCTCGCCGTGGATTTGTGCAACCGTTACTTCGGCATTGGTGCGGACGGCCTCGTGTATATTCTACCTTCCGAGCGCGCAGACTTCCGCATGCGCATTATCAACTCCGACGGCTCAGAGGCGGAGCAATGCGGCAATGCCATTCGCTGCGTGGCTAAATATGTATTCGACAATGGTCATACGGACAAACAGTCGCTGACAATTGAGACGCTCGGCGCTGGTGTGCAGCAAGTAGAGCTGACGGTAGAGGACGGCAAGGCGGCGTTCATCCGTGTAGACATGGGTGAGCCGATCCTGGAAGGTCTGCGTGTTCCGACGACGATTGATGCTGAGCGCATTGTTGGTCATCCAATCCAAGTGGATGGCCGCGAATTCAGCTTCACAGCTGTATCGATGGGCAATCCGCATGCAGTTATCTATGTGGATGACGCGGCAGGCTTCGACCTGGCGGCGTGGGGTCCGAAGCTGGAGGCACATCCGATGTTTCCGCGCAAAACCAATGTGGAGTTTGTTACGGTTAATAGCCGCAATCAAGCGGATATGCGCGTCTGGGAGCGCGGAGCTGGCCCAACGCTGGCATGTGGTACAGGCGCCTGTGCAACGGTCGTTTCTTCCGTATTGAACGGTTTGACCGATCGTGAGGCTACTGTATCGCTGAAGGGCGGAGATCTTTTGATCGAGTGGAGCGAGGTCGACAATCATGTGTACATGACAGGTCCCGCTGCTGAAGTGTTCCGCGGCAAGCTGTAA
- a CDS encoding Ca2+-transporting ATPase — protein sequence MENRNWHRLSEEELLTQLGSSPENGLAPEEATKRLLEHGRNELSEGEKLSPIKLLLNQFKDFMVLVLIGATLISGLLGEYLDAITIMAIIIINAVLGFVQEFRAERSLRALKEMTAPTAHVLRGGVVNGVPASELVPGDIIVLQSGDRIPADVRFLAANSCQAEESTLTGESVPVSKHANAIDEDDIPLGDRRNMGFMGTMLTGGTGRGIVVNTGMGTEMGKIADLIQKTEEMETPLQRRLEQLGKILIVVALCLTVMVVVAGILHGQPAYGMFLAGVSLAVAAIPEGLPAIVTVALALGVQRMIKRKAIVRKLPSVETLGCASVICSDKTGTLTQNKMTVTRVWTGSRQLEVTGEGYTPHGGCFDGAKHVEVKDDSSLRRMLQIAALCNNASLVRTAPSEDAVQAARSSSPEPEAAWELKGDPTEGALVVLAAKMGMTAGSLEGLYRREQEFPFDSERKRMSVVVSHQGGRSIYVKGAPDMLLERCNYILWEGKVVPFTATLRTKVQQAQEGMAQSALRVLGLAYRDLKPQDPCSTADEAECQLVFAGLTGMIDPPRREVQGAIATCRRAGIKTVMITGDHQLTAEAIAGQLGIMPRGGLSISGRELAAMSDDELDGVVDNIYVYARVSPEHKLRIVKSLQRQGHVVAMTGDGVNDAPAIKAADIGIAMGITGTDVSKEASSLVLGDDNFSSIVSAIEEGRSIYENIRKFIRYLLASNVGEILTMFLAMMAGLPLPLVPIQILWVNLVTDGLPAMALGVDQAENDLMTQKPRPARESIFARRLGWKIISRGVLIGVCTLGAFWLTLRSAPQGAQGLALAQTVAFVTLVMAQLIHVFDCRSSRSIFHRNILQNKYLVFAVLSSLVLMLAVLYVPVLQPIFKTVPIGMREWCLVLVAAGIPTFLMGMGSVLGTKRRGPKSRISYTSSGNQPSLR from the coding sequence GAGAAGCTGTCACCGATCAAGTTGTTGCTCAATCAGTTCAAGGACTTTATGGTGTTGGTGCTGATTGGCGCTACGCTCATTTCGGGTCTTCTCGGAGAGTACTTGGACGCGATTACGATTATGGCGATTATTATTATCAATGCCGTGCTTGGCTTCGTTCAGGAGTTCAGGGCGGAGCGTTCGCTACGGGCGCTTAAAGAAATGACGGCTCCAACTGCCCATGTGCTGCGGGGTGGAGTAGTTAACGGAGTGCCAGCAAGCGAGCTAGTGCCAGGGGATATCATCGTGCTGCAAAGTGGTGACCGAATCCCGGCGGACGTCCGCTTCTTGGCAGCCAACAGCTGCCAAGCGGAGGAATCGACGCTCACCGGTGAATCGGTGCCGGTATCCAAACATGCGAATGCGATTGACGAGGACGATATTCCGCTTGGGGACAGGCGTAATATGGGCTTCATGGGCACAATGTTGACCGGCGGCACTGGTCGAGGCATCGTTGTAAACACCGGCATGGGCACGGAGATGGGCAAAATCGCCGATCTTATTCAGAAGACGGAGGAAATGGAGACGCCGCTGCAGCGCCGCTTGGAACAGCTGGGTAAAATTCTTATCGTAGTTGCTCTTTGCCTCACCGTAATGGTCGTTGTGGCAGGCATCTTGCACGGCCAGCCAGCCTACGGCATGTTCCTGGCCGGAGTCAGCCTTGCAGTGGCCGCCATTCCTGAGGGACTGCCGGCCATTGTGACCGTAGCGCTGGCGCTCGGCGTGCAGCGCATGATCAAACGCAAAGCAATCGTCCGCAAGCTGCCGTCGGTCGAGACGCTTGGTTGCGCTTCGGTCATCTGCTCCGACAAAACCGGCACGCTAACCCAGAACAAAATGACGGTTACGCGTGTATGGACGGGAAGTCGTCAACTGGAAGTGACGGGCGAGGGCTACACACCTCATGGTGGCTGCTTTGACGGCGCTAAACACGTGGAGGTGAAAGATGACTCCTCGCTCCGCCGCATGCTGCAGATTGCAGCACTATGCAATAATGCTTCACTGGTCCGAACGGCCCCGTCTGAAGACGCAGTCCAAGCTGCTCGCAGCAGTTCCCCTGAGCCGGAGGCTGCCTGGGAGCTAAAGGGTGATCCTACTGAAGGTGCACTGGTCGTACTTGCAGCTAAAATGGGCATGACCGCGGGTTCACTGGAGGGACTTTACCGTCGCGAGCAAGAATTTCCGTTTGACTCGGAGCGAAAACGGATGTCGGTCGTTGTGTCGCATCAGGGTGGTCGCAGCATATACGTCAAAGGTGCTCCTGATATGCTGCTTGAGCGCTGTAACTATATTTTATGGGAAGGCAAAGTGGTACCTTTCACCGCTACACTTCGTACAAAAGTGCAACAAGCGCAGGAAGGGATGGCCCAATCAGCGCTGCGTGTGCTCGGACTTGCTTACCGCGATCTCAAGCCTCAAGACCCTTGCTCCACAGCGGATGAGGCTGAGTGCCAGCTCGTGTTCGCAGGCTTGACCGGCATGATTGATCCTCCGCGCCGCGAAGTTCAAGGAGCAATCGCCACCTGCCGCCGCGCCGGCATTAAAACGGTGATGATTACTGGTGATCACCAACTGACGGCCGAGGCAATTGCAGGCCAACTCGGCATCATGCCGCGTGGCGGCCTGTCGATCAGCGGGCGTGAGCTGGCGGCGATGTCGGATGACGAGCTTGATGGGGTAGTCGACAACATCTATGTTTATGCGCGTGTATCGCCGGAGCATAAGCTGCGCATCGTCAAATCATTGCAGCGGCAAGGTCATGTCGTGGCGATGACCGGTGATGGCGTCAACGACGCCCCAGCTATCAAGGCGGCTGATATCGGCATTGCCATGGGCATTACCGGAACCGATGTGTCCAAGGAGGCTTCCTCGTTAGTGCTGGGAGACGACAACTTTTCCAGCATCGTGTCGGCGATTGAGGAAGGGCGCAGCATTTATGAAAATATTCGCAAGTTTATCCGTTATCTATTAGCTTCCAACGTCGGTGAAATTCTGACGATGTTCCTGGCGATGATGGCTGGTCTTCCATTGCCGCTGGTGCCGATCCAGATTCTGTGGGTCAATCTCGTCACCGACGGCCTGCCAGCCATGGCGCTCGGCGTTGACCAAGCGGAAAACGATCTAATGACGCAGAAGCCTCGCCCGGCTCGGGAGAGCATTTTCGCCCGGCGGCTTGGCTGGAAAATTATCAGCCGCGGCGTGCTGATTGGTGTATGTACGCTGGGTGCGTTCTGGCTGACGCTGAGGAGCGCGCCGCAAGGCGCTCAAGGACTGGCGCTGGCGCAAACCGTCGCATTTGTGACCTTGGTCATGGCGCAGCTGATCCATGTGTTCGATTGCCGCAGCTCGCGCTCTATTTTTCACCGCAACATTTTACAAAATAAATATCTTGTGTTCGCGGTGCTGTCCTCACTCGTTCTGATGCTGGCGGTGCTGTATGTGCCTGTGTTGCAGCCGATCTTCAAGACGGTGCCGATCGGTATGCGTGAATGGTGTCTCGTACTCGTGGCGGCGGGTATTCCGACGTTCCTCATGGGCATGGGCAGCGTGCTTGGCACCAAGCGCCGCGGACCGAAGTCCCGCATCAGCTATACAAGCAGCGGCAACCAACCTTCCTTACGCTAA
- a CDS encoding replication restart DNA helicase PriA, with protein MIAGVIVDVPSRNTDRPFSYLVPPDMQAWIEPGSRVGVPFANRTLQGFVVSLTEELPAEGPTKLKAIAELLDPLPPLLPDLVELAKWISEKYCCTWTAALQAMVPSAIKGKAERYIRLAEEGEHSLPPGLLKELERSSEGMRLETIQKRYPEAGGAIKGALADGLLIEETTIRDRLSVRTLLTVYPSEDRQATEAALAALPARAARQRELLQYVLELAVPVTLQAMLAETGASASAAKALAEKGYILIEEAEQQRDPYAGRDFQRSSPLPLTAAQQEVFLRIRDAVELESPATFLLHGVTGSGKTEIYMQSIQRALELGREAIVLVPEISLTPQMVERFKGRFGDEVAVLHSRLSSGERYDEWRRIRRGGAKVAIGARSAVFAPFTRLGLIIIDEEHESSYKQEETPKYHAREVAVQRARQQGAVVVLGSATPSLETYAAAVRGGSGSGALLSLSERVGARAMPPVTITDMREELKSGNRSMFSRALHEALQTRLERGEQSVLLLNRRGYSTFVTCRSCGYTAQCPHCDISLTYHQKTRAMRCHYCGHAEIAPSTCPSCSSEQIRYFGVGTQKVEEELAKLFPGIRVIRMDVDTTSEKNSHEKWLKLFGERKADVLLGTQMVAKGLDFPYVTLVGVIAADTSLNLPDFRAGERTFQLLTQVAGRAGRHHLPGEVVIQTYNPEHYAVTTSQQHDYDSFVQEELRHRRMMGYPPFCRLILVTMSHEQLANLSATSERFAHRLRELAAQSGVLQSLQGSSERAMELLGPVASPISRMKDRYRFQCMIKYRGAVPASTMVTEAIRLTEAESSKSGVLFSVDVDPQMIL; from the coding sequence GTGATTGCCGGCGTCATCGTGGATGTGCCGAGCCGCAACACGGATCGTCCGTTCAGTTACCTAGTGCCGCCGGACATGCAAGCCTGGATTGAACCGGGCAGCAGGGTAGGCGTTCCTTTTGCCAATCGGACGCTGCAGGGCTTCGTAGTCAGCTTGACGGAGGAGCTTCCTGCGGAAGGGCCAACGAAGCTGAAAGCCATTGCGGAGCTGCTCGACCCGTTGCCGCCGCTGCTGCCGGATCTGGTGGAGTTGGCAAAATGGATCAGTGAGAAATACTGTTGTACGTGGACCGCCGCGCTGCAGGCGATGGTTCCTTCTGCGATCAAGGGCAAGGCGGAGCGTTATATCCGGCTCGCGGAAGAGGGGGAGCACTCGCTTCCTCCGGGACTGCTCAAGGAGCTTGAACGCTCTTCGGAAGGAATGCGCTTGGAAACGATTCAGAAGCGCTATCCGGAGGCGGGGGGAGCAATTAAAGGGGCGCTTGCAGATGGGCTGCTGATCGAGGAAACGACAATTCGCGATCGCTTGTCGGTCCGCACGCTGCTCACTGTGTATCCGTCTGAGGACCGCCAAGCGACTGAGGCTGCTCTGGCTGCGCTGCCTGCTCGGGCCGCGCGTCAGCGTGAGCTTCTTCAATATGTGCTAGAGCTTGCGGTGCCGGTCACGCTGCAGGCGATGCTGGCGGAGACAGGCGCTAGCGCCTCTGCCGCCAAGGCGCTTGCCGAAAAAGGGTACATCCTCATCGAGGAGGCGGAGCAACAGCGCGATCCTTATGCTGGCCGGGATTTTCAGAGATCGTCTCCGCTGCCGTTGACCGCTGCTCAGCAGGAAGTGTTTTTGCGCATTCGCGATGCGGTAGAGTTGGAATCTCCGGCAACCTTCTTGCTGCATGGTGTCACAGGCAGCGGCAAAACCGAAATCTACATGCAATCAATTCAGCGTGCGCTTGAACTCGGCCGCGAGGCCATCGTGCTCGTGCCGGAGATTTCGCTCACACCGCAGATGGTGGAACGATTCAAGGGACGTTTTGGCGACGAGGTGGCGGTGCTGCACAGTCGTCTGTCCAGCGGTGAGCGCTACGATGAGTGGCGGCGCATCCGGCGCGGCGGGGCCAAGGTGGCAATTGGCGCTCGCTCGGCGGTTTTTGCTCCTTTTACAAGGCTTGGCCTGATCATTATCGACGAGGAGCATGAGTCCAGCTACAAACAGGAAGAGACGCCCAAGTATCATGCTCGGGAGGTAGCGGTTCAGCGAGCCCGCCAGCAGGGAGCTGTTGTTGTACTTGGATCGGCGACACCTTCACTTGAAACATACGCGGCCGCCGTTCGCGGCGGCTCGGGGAGCGGGGCGCTGCTTTCGCTGTCGGAGCGCGTCGGGGCAAGAGCGATGCCGCCGGTCACAATTACTGATATGCGCGAAGAGCTGAAGAGCGGCAACCGCTCGATGTTCAGCCGCGCTTTACATGAGGCGCTTCAGACTCGCTTGGAGCGGGGCGAACAATCTGTGCTGCTGCTCAACCGGCGGGGGTACTCCACTTTTGTCACCTGTCGCTCCTGTGGTTACACTGCCCAATGCCCGCATTGCGACATCTCGCTTACTTATCATCAAAAGACGAGGGCAATGCGTTGTCACTATTGCGGCCATGCAGAGATCGCACCGAGCACTTGTCCTTCCTGCTCCAGTGAGCAGATCCGTTACTTCGGGGTAGGCACGCAGAAGGTCGAGGAAGAGCTGGCCAAGCTTTTCCCCGGCATCCGGGTCATCCGCATGGATGTGGATACGACGAGCGAGAAGAATTCCCATGAAAAATGGCTCAAGCTGTTCGGTGAGCGCAAGGCAGATGTGCTGCTCGGAACCCAGATGGTTGCCAAAGGGCTGGATTTTCCCTATGTTACGCTGGTTGGCGTAATCGCCGCGGATACCTCGCTGAATTTACCGGACTTCCGGGCGGGCGAGCGCACATTCCAGTTGCTTACGCAGGTCGCCGGAAGGGCCGGAAGGCATCATCTGCCAGGCGAAGTTGTCATCCAAACGTACAATCCGGAGCATTATGCGGTGACTACTTCGCAGCAGCATGACTATGACAGCTTCGTGCAGGAGGAGCTGCGGCATCGAAGAATGATGGGGTATCCGCCTTTTTGTCGGCTCATACTCGTCACGATGTCTCATGAGCAGCTAGCGAATTTGTCTGCGACAAGCGAGCGATTCGCTCATAGATTACGGGAGCTGGCCGCCCAGTCCGGCGTACTGCAGTCGCTGCAAGGCAGCAGCGAGCGGGCAATGGAGCTGCTTGGTCCGGTTGCTTCGCCGATCTCTCGCATGAAAGACCGATACCGGTTCCAGTGCATGATCAAATATCGCGGAGCGGTGCCGGCTTCCACTATGGTGACGGAGGCGATTCGACTCACGGAAGCCGAGTCTTCCAAGTCCGGCGTGTTGTTCAGCGTGGACGTTGATCCGCAGATGATTTTATAG
- a CDS encoding peptide deformylase — protein MAIRLIVQNPDPVLREVAKEVTKFNSNLHKLLKDMAETMYDAEGVGLAAPQVGISKRVIVVDIGEESGLIEMVNPEIVERDGEQFGPEGCLSILNLNGDVRRAEKVRVRGQDRNGQFFEVEAEGFLARAFQHEVDHLNGILFIDLAEELYDGSARDRRNSDEE, from the coding sequence ATGGCAATTCGTCTCATCGTACAAAATCCCGACCCCGTTCTTCGCGAGGTCGCCAAGGAAGTAACCAAATTCAATTCCAATCTCCACAAGTTGTTGAAAGATATGGCGGAAACGATGTACGACGCGGAGGGCGTTGGTCTAGCCGCACCTCAGGTCGGCATTTCCAAACGCGTCATCGTTGTGGATATTGGAGAGGAAAGCGGCTTGATCGAAATGGTCAATCCGGAGATCGTTGAGCGTGATGGCGAACAGTTTGGGCCAGAAGGCTGCCTCAGCATCCTGAATCTGAACGGCGATGTGCGTCGTGCCGAAAAGGTTCGCGTACGGGGACAGGACCGGAACGGACAGTTTTTTGAGGTGGAAGCGGAAGGTTTCTTGGCTCGCGCTTTCCAGCATGAGGTTGATCATCTGAATGGTATTCTGTTCATCGATCTGGCGGAGGAGCTGTACGACGGCTCGGCTCGCGATCGTCGGAACAGCGACGAGGAGTGA
- a CDS encoding guanylate kinase — translation MNKGLLIVLSGPSGVGKGTVCSVLRHKMPELVYSVSATTRSPRQGETDGINYFFKTREQFQELISRGAMLEHAEYVNNYYGTPRDFVEQTINSGKDIILEIEVQGALKVKETFPQGVFIFLMPPSLEVLKQRITGRGTESQEIIDSRMSIAAEEINLIRYYDYAVVNDEIEAACHRIQSIVTAEHCRKERYLASLAESMQAASEKA, via the coding sequence ATGAATAAGGGATTATTAATCGTTTTATCCGGACCGTCGGGTGTCGGCAAGGGAACAGTATGCTCGGTGCTTCGCCACAAGATGCCTGAGCTGGTCTATTCTGTGTCGGCAACGACGCGCTCGCCGAGGCAAGGCGAGACGGATGGCATCAACTATTTCTTCAAAACGCGGGAACAGTTCCAAGAACTGATCTCGCGCGGAGCCATGCTTGAACACGCTGAGTACGTTAATAACTATTACGGCACTCCTAGGGACTTTGTAGAGCAGACCATCAACAGCGGCAAGGACATCATCCTTGAGATTGAAGTTCAAGGCGCGCTGAAGGTCAAGGAAACATTCCCCCAAGGTGTTTTCATTTTTCTCATGCCTCCGTCGCTGGAAGTGCTCAAGCAGCGCATTACCGGACGCGGCACCGAGAGCCAAGAGATTATCGATTCTCGCATGTCGATCGCAGCGGAGGAGATCAACCTTATCCGCTACTACGATTATGCGGTTGTCAATGACGAGATTGAAGCGGCCTGTCACCGAATCCAAAGTATCGTGACTGCGGAACATTGCCGTAAGGAGCGTTACCTAGCCAGCCTGGCGGAGAGCATGCAAGCTGCATCCGAAAAAGCCTGA
- a CDS encoding phosphopantothenoylcysteine decarboxylase / phosphopantothenate--cysteine ligase, with amino-acid sequence MLDGKTILLGVTGGIAAYKAAALCSKLVQKGAHVHVIMTESAARFITPLTLQSLSRNPVHVDTFNEEDPTVVTHINLADRADLVLIAPATANSLAKLAAGLADDMLSTTLLATTAPIIAAPAMNVHMYEHPATVANMETLGRRGVRFIDPGTGQLACGYVAKGRLAEPEEIVQAVELYLASRSMLLGKRVIVTAGGTVERFDPVRYLTNDSSGKMGFAIAEAARDLGAQVTLIAARTTAPAPGGVELVRVESAQQMLDAVLSRFDSADVVVKAAAVADYRPVIRHETKLKKTGDTLVIEMEKTTDILAELGRRKKGQFLVGFAAETDRLEEHAMDKLQRKNCDLIVANDVTMDGAGFNVDTNAVSIFDPNGLVEVLPVLGKRETADRLMRLVADQLAGSAKAGVKL; translated from the coding sequence ATGTTAGACGGCAAAACGATCCTACTCGGCGTAACCGGCGGCATAGCCGCCTATAAAGCGGCTGCTTTATGCAGCAAGCTGGTGCAGAAAGGCGCGCACGTCCATGTCATCATGACGGAATCCGCGGCTCGCTTCATTACGCCACTTACACTGCAGTCGCTTTCGCGCAATCCGGTTCATGTGGATACTTTTAATGAAGAGGACCCAACTGTAGTAACTCATATCAACCTGGCGGATCGCGCTGATCTGGTGCTGATCGCACCGGCGACAGCCAATTCACTGGCCAAGTTGGCAGCTGGTCTGGCGGATGATATGTTGAGCACGACATTGCTGGCGACTACAGCTCCAATTATTGCAGCACCCGCCATGAATGTGCATATGTACGAGCATCCGGCGACGGTTGCCAACATGGAGACGCTCGGTCGCAGAGGCGTCCGCTTTATTGATCCGGGCACCGGGCAGCTGGCTTGCGGTTATGTCGCTAAAGGAAGACTGGCCGAACCGGAGGAGATCGTTCAGGCGGTGGAGCTTTATTTGGCGTCTCGCTCCATGCTGCTTGGTAAAAGGGTCATCGTCACTGCTGGGGGCACTGTGGAGCGCTTCGATCCCGTCCGCTACCTGACGAATGATTCTTCGGGCAAAATGGGCTTTGCGATTGCCGAAGCTGCCCGCGACCTTGGCGCCCAGGTAACGCTAATTGCGGCACGGACGACAGCGCCCGCCCCGGGAGGCGTCGAGCTCGTGCGTGTGGAATCCGCTCAGCAGATGCTGGATGCGGTGCTGTCGCGTTTTGACTCTGCGGATGTCGTTGTGAAGGCGGCGGCTGTGGCGGATTACCGTCCCGTTATTCGTCATGAGACGAAGCTCAAGAAGACGGGAGATACGCTTGTCATAGAGATGGAAAAAACGACCGACATTTTGGCGGAGCTTGGACGGCGCAAAAAGGGCCAGTTTCTGGTCGGCTTTGCGGCTGAGACGGATCGGTTGGAAGAGCATGCAATGGACAAGCTGCAGCGCAAAAACTGTGATCTAATCGTCGCCAACGACGTGACTATGGATGGCGCTGGTTTCAATGTGGATACGAATGCTGTAAGCATTTTCGACCCGAACGGGCTTGTCGAGGTTTTGCCAGTGCTGGGTAAAAGAGAAACGGCCGATCGTCTCATGAGGCTTGTTGCGGATCAGCTGGCGGGCAGCGCCAAAGCGGGGGTTAAGCTGTGA
- a CDS encoding DNA-directed RNA polymerase subunit omega produces MLYPSIDEMMKKVDSKYSLVVAASRRARRLREGEKSELRGAKSHKQVGIALEEIYHDILQVEQRNED; encoded by the coding sequence ATGTTGTATCCTTCTATTGATGAAATGATGAAAAAGGTTGACAGCAAGTATTCCCTGGTCGTGGCGGCAAGCCGACGTGCGCGTCGTCTGCGCGAAGGTGAGAAAAGCGAGCTGCGCGGGGCGAAGTCCCACAAGCAGGTCGGCATCGCCCTCGAAGAAATCTACCATGATATCCTTCAGGTGGAGCAACGCAACGAGGACTAA